Proteins from a genomic interval of Caldicellulosiruptor diazotrophicus:
- the pyrF gene encoding orotidine-5'-phosphate decarboxylase — MLNFSDRLIEIIKKKSSVLIAGIDTSIENIPDYFIKRFYDKEKSEIDNLKTILFEYNRRIIDAVEENVVGVKFQAAFFEQYSYHGFEVLHKLCEYVKNKKLVVIFDGKRNDISSSAKGYSNAYLGETLIFGRKMRFFEFDAITTNPYLGQDGIKPFVEDCERFKKGLFVLVKTSNPSSAEFQDLIVEDKYLFELVAEKVYEWGKNCRGKEGYSDVGAVVGATQKEAAKRIREILPNSFLLVPGIGVQGGKVEDLKYFVDSNNMGIIVNSSRDIIYAYKNYLHSDFEKSSYLASKSIKESINAVIS; from the coding sequence TTGTTGAACTTCTCTGATAGGCTAATTGAGATTATAAAAAAGAAAAGCAGTGTTCTTATAGCAGGAATTGATACGAGTATTGAAAATATACCAGATTATTTTATCAAAAGATTTTATGACAAAGAAAAAAGCGAGATTGACAATTTGAAAACTATCTTGTTTGAATACAATCGAAGAATTATCGATGCAGTGGAAGAAAATGTGGTTGGGGTAAAGTTTCAAGCAGCATTCTTTGAACAGTACTCTTACCATGGATTTGAGGTTTTGCATAAACTTTGTGAATATGTAAAAAACAAAAAGCTTGTTGTAATCTTTGATGGTAAAAGAAACGACATTTCAAGCTCTGCAAAAGGATATTCAAACGCTTACCTTGGCGAGACACTCATTTTTGGTAGAAAAATGAGATTTTTTGAGTTTGATGCAATCACTACAAACCCTTATCTTGGTCAAGACGGGATAAAGCCCTTTGTTGAAGACTGCGAAAGATTCAAAAAAGGTTTGTTTGTGCTTGTTAAGACTTCCAATCCTTCTTCTGCCGAGTTTCAAGACCTGATTGTAGAAGATAAATACCTTTTTGAACTGGTAGCTGAAAAAGTTTATGAATGGGGGAAAAACTGCAGAGGAAAAGAAGGTTACAGTGATGTTGGTGCTGTTGTAGGCGCAACCCAAAAAGAAGCTGCTAAAAGAATAAGAGAAATCTTGCCAAACTCTTTCCTACTTGTACCTGGCATCGGTGTACAGGGAGGAAAAGTAGAAGATTTGAAATATTTTGTAGATAGCAACAACATGGGCATAATAGTAAATTCGTCGCGTGATATAATCTATGCATACAAAAATTATCTTCATTCTGATTTTGAAAAGAGTAGCTATTTAGCTTCAAAGAGTATCAAGGAAAGTATAAACGCAGTAATCTCCTAA
- a CDS encoding dihydroorotase has translation MILIKNAQIINSIDDKLEKADILIVDDRIERIGKDIEENPDKMTIIDASGKYVMPSFTDIHCHLREPGFEYKEDIKSGSRAALAGGFTTICCMPNTNPPVDNRAMVAYIKYRAKEVSPIEVLPVGAITKGLLGEELAEIGFMKQEGAIAISDDGKSVMNANIMRNALLYSKDFSIPVISHCEDTNLSEGGQINLGYVSTITGLRGIPREAESTIVARDILLAKETKAHLHITHVSTKESVRLIKMAKEWGVNVTADTCPHYISLTEDEVLGFNTNAKVNPPLRTQEDIEALIEGLKEGVIDCITTDHAPHHKDEKNVEFNLAASGTIGFETAFSVLFTYLVEKNGFDIGKIVELLNHNPRKIIGFYPYFVKEGEKANLVIVDLKKKWEVKEENIVSKSKNSVFLGKLLTSYVETVIYNGKILKKDGVLSC, from the coding sequence ATGATATTGATAAAAAATGCACAGATTATAAATAGTATTGACGATAAACTTGAAAAAGCTGACATACTGATAGTTGATGACAGAATAGAAAGAATTGGTAAAGACATAGAAGAAAATCCAGATAAGATGACTATAATAGATGCAAGCGGCAAGTACGTAATGCCAAGTTTTACCGATATTCACTGTCATTTACGAGAACCTGGTTTTGAGTACAAAGAAGACATAAAGAGCGGCAGCAGAGCTGCTTTAGCAGGAGGATTTACAACCATCTGCTGTATGCCAAACACAAACCCTCCTGTAGACAACAGAGCAATGGTTGCGTATATAAAATACCGTGCTAAAGAGGTCTCACCAATTGAGGTTTTACCTGTTGGGGCTATAACAAAAGGACTTTTAGGAGAAGAGCTTGCAGAGATAGGATTTATGAAACAAGAAGGGGCTATTGCTATCTCAGACGATGGAAAGAGTGTTATGAACGCAAACATTATGAGAAATGCTCTTTTGTACTCAAAAGATTTTTCGATACCTGTCATTTCACACTGTGAGGATACAAACTTATCTGAAGGAGGACAGATAAATTTAGGATATGTGTCAACAATCACGGGACTTAGAGGAATTCCACGCGAGGCAGAATCAACCATCGTTGCAAGAGATATTCTTCTTGCAAAAGAAACAAAAGCACATCTTCATATAACCCATGTGTCCACCAAAGAATCTGTTAGACTTATAAAAATGGCAAAAGAGTGGGGTGTAAATGTCACGGCTGACACATGCCCGCATTATATAAGTCTTACAGAAGATGAGGTGCTTGGATTTAACACAAACGCAAAAGTAAACCCTCCTTTGAGAACACAAGAAGATATTGAAGCTTTAATTGAAGGATTAAAAGAAGGTGTAATTGACTGTATAACAACAGACCATGCCCCGCATCATAAAGATGAAAAGAATGTCGAGTTTAACCTTGCCGCAAGCGGTACAATTGGGTTTGAGACTGCATTTTCTGTGCTGTTCACATACCTTGTCGAGAAAAATGGGTTTGATATTGGGAAAATAGTAGAACTTTTGAATCACAATCCTAGAAAAATAATTGGATTTTATCCATATTTTGTAAAAGAAGGTGAAAAAGCCAACCTTGTAATTGTGGACTTAAAGAAAAAGTGGGAAGTCAAAGAAGAAAACATTGTGTCAAAGTCGAAAAATAGTGTGTTTTTGGGAAAACTTTTGACTTCTTATGTTGAGACAGTAATATACAATGGGAAGATATTAAAAAAGGACGGTGTTTTAAGTTGTTGA
- a CDS encoding aspartate carbamoyltransferase catalytic subunit — translation MKHLLGLRELSKEDIIKILNLAKDMKTILKSETKKTPHLQGYSVVTLFYENSTRTRTSFELAAKFMSANTTSISVQTSSVQKGESLLDTIKTLEALKTDVLIVRHSVSGVPHFIAKNCSFSVINAGDGMNEHPTQALLDMFTIRERLRTIEKLKIAIIGDILHSRVARSNIWGLSKFDNQITVFGPQTLIPPYIENFAYVASSLEEAVSGKDVIIDLRIQLERQKRGFITSKQEYYKFYGLNEDIMRYISGSTLIMHPGPVNRGVEISSEVMQLPNSTIEEQVTNGIAVRMAVLYLCTRKEGIYR, via the coding sequence TTGAAACATTTGCTTGGGCTAAGAGAGCTTTCAAAAGAGGACATAATAAAAATACTGAATCTTGCAAAAGATATGAAGACAATTTTAAAGAGCGAAACAAAAAAGACTCCTCATTTGCAGGGGTATTCAGTTGTAACTCTGTTTTATGAAAATAGCACTAGGACACGAACATCATTTGAACTTGCAGCAAAGTTTATGAGTGCAAATACAACATCAATCTCAGTGCAAACCAGCAGTGTGCAGAAAGGAGAATCTTTGCTTGACACTATAAAAACTTTGGAAGCTCTAAAAACAGATGTGTTAATTGTCAGACATTCTGTCTCTGGTGTGCCGCATTTTATTGCTAAAAACTGCTCATTTTCGGTCATAAACGCTGGTGATGGAATGAACGAGCATCCAACTCAGGCACTGCTTGATATGTTCACAATAAGAGAAAGGCTTAGAACAATTGAGAAGTTGAAGATAGCAATCATTGGCGATATTCTTCACAGCAGGGTTGCAAGGAGCAACATCTGGGGGCTTTCCAAGTTTGACAACCAAATCACAGTGTTTGGACCACAAACTCTTATTCCTCCTTATATTGAAAACTTTGCTTATGTTGCATCCTCTTTAGAAGAGGCAGTCTCAGGAAAAGATGTTATAATAGATTTGAGGATTCAGCTTGAGAGACAAAAACGGGGCTTTATAACCTCAAAACAAGAATATTATAAGTTTTATGGATTAAATGAAGATATAATGAGGTATATTTCAGGCAGCACCCTGATAATGCATCCTGGTCCTGTCAACAGGGGAGTTGAAATTTCTTCAGAGGTGATGCAGCTACCAAATTCTACAATTGAAGAACAGGTTACAAATGGAATTGCTGTTAGAATGGCAGTTTTATACCTTTGCACGCGCAAGGAGGGAATTTATAGATGA
- the uraA gene encoding uracil permease — MNRVVQVEEKLPFLKTLPLSLQHLFAMVGATILVPILVGLNPTVALFTSGVGTIIYILVTKNKIPAYLGSSFAFINPIITVSASLGGKEYALAGCIASGVVYLIVAFLVYLFGTNWIDRLLPPVVVGPVVMIIGLSLARAAAVKSAGLFKEVIKDGQILEVAVNVLKSPVCWVSIFTLLVAVFGSVYFKGFFKVIPVLIGLVSGYLFAYVLDLIGMNTNLLNSFYPNGKYIPFLNYEVIKNAKWLGLPQFTFPKFSLSAILSIAPIAIVTITEHIGHLLVTNNVVGRDFTKNPGLHRSLAGDGLATIAAGFLGGPPNTTYGENIGVMAITKVYSTWVILWAAILAILLSFVQKLGALIQVIPSPVIGGISILLFGVIASSGLRMMIESKVDLSQTRNLVIASVVLIIGVGGTRLKFFNIEFEGMALATFVGIILNLLLPESKELKIAKAKEVLEPNN; from the coding sequence ATGAACAGAGTTGTTCAGGTTGAAGAAAAGCTCCCATTTTTAAAAACTTTGCCTTTGAGTCTTCAACATCTTTTTGCCATGGTTGGCGCAACAATCTTGGTTCCTATTCTGGTAGGACTTAATCCAACTGTTGCTCTCTTTACAAGTGGTGTGGGGACCATAATATATATTCTTGTAACAAAAAACAAAATACCTGCATATCTTGGATCTTCCTTTGCATTTATCAATCCTATTATCACAGTCTCTGCTTCGCTTGGAGGAAAAGAATATGCTCTTGCTGGATGCATTGCATCAGGTGTTGTATATCTGATAGTAGCATTTCTTGTTTACCTGTTTGGAACAAACTGGATTGACAGACTACTGCCACCCGTTGTTGTAGGTCCCGTTGTGATGATTATTGGACTTTCTCTTGCAAGAGCAGCAGCTGTGAAATCAGCAGGACTTTTTAAAGAGGTTATAAAAGATGGCCAGATTTTGGAAGTTGCTGTAAATGTCTTAAAAAGTCCTGTTTGCTGGGTTTCTATATTTACATTACTTGTTGCCGTGTTTGGCTCTGTTTACTTTAAAGGATTTTTTAAAGTCATACCTGTTTTGATTGGACTTGTAAGTGGATATCTTTTTGCATATGTGCTTGACTTGATTGGTATGAACACAAATCTTCTTAACTCGTTCTATCCAAATGGCAAATATATTCCGTTTTTGAACTATGAAGTTATCAAGAATGCAAAGTGGCTGGGGCTTCCTCAGTTTACATTTCCTAAATTTTCACTCTCTGCTATTTTATCAATTGCTCCAATTGCCATAGTTACAATAACAGAACATATTGGACATCTTCTTGTGACAAACAATGTTGTGGGAAGAGATTTTACAAAAAATCCAGGACTTCACAGGTCTTTAGCAGGAGATGGGCTTGCAACAATTGCTGCAGGTTTTCTTGGAGGTCCTCCTAATACAACATATGGTGAAAATATCGGCGTTATGGCAATAACAAAGGTGTACAGCACATGGGTAATCTTGTGGGCAGCAATACTGGCAATCTTGCTTTCGTTTGTCCAAAAGCTTGGTGCTCTTATTCAGGTAATTCCTTCACCAGTAATTGGGGGAATCAGCATCCTGCTGTTTGGTGTTATTGCTTCATCTGGTTTGAGAATGATGATTGAAAGCAAGGTGGACTTGTCTCAAACACGCAATCTTGTAATTGCTTCTGTGGTTTTAATAATTGGTGTTGGTGGAACAAGACTCAAATTTTTCAACATCGAGTTTGAAGGAATGGCTCTTGCTACATTTGTCGGAATAATTTTAAATCTTCTTTTGCCAGAGTCAAAAGAACTCAAAATTGCAAAGGCAAAAGAAGTTTTAGAACCAAATAATTAA
- the pyrR gene encoding bifunctional pyr operon transcriptional regulator/uracil phosphoribosyltransferase PyrR, translating to MEKIKEIMDANQMRRALVRISHEILEKNKGVENLCLVGIQRRGVTLAKRLQENIEKIEGVKLPLGILDITFYRDDLSLLSEHPTVNSTRIDFDINNKKIVLVDDVLFTGRTVRAAIEALMDMGRPKMIQLAVLIDRGHRELPIRADYVGKNVPTSRKEIVHVLVDEFDNDNRVIIEQLDREI from the coding sequence TTGGAAAAAATTAAAGAAATTATGGATGCAAATCAAATGCGAAGGGCTTTGGTCAGGATTTCTCACGAGATACTTGAAAAGAACAAGGGTGTTGAAAATCTTTGCCTTGTTGGAATTCAGCGAAGAGGTGTAACTCTGGCAAAAAGGTTACAAGAAAACATAGAAAAAATAGAAGGTGTAAAGCTTCCTCTGGGCATTCTTGATATCACATTTTACAGGGATGATTTGAGCCTTCTATCAGAACACCCTACGGTTAACTCTACAAGGATTGATTTTGATATAAACAACAAGAAGATAGTTTTAGTAGACGATGTTCTTTTTACAGGTAGAACAGTAAGAGCAGCAATTGAAGCTTTAATGGACATGGGAAGACCAAAAATGATTCAGCTTGCAGTGTTGATTGACAGAGGACACAGAGAACTTCCAATTAGGGCTGACTATGTAGGAAAAAATGTTCCAACTTCAAGAAAAGAGATTGTTCACGTTCTTGTTGATGAGTTTGACAACGACAACAGAGTAATAATTGAACAGCTTGATAGGGAAATATAA
- a CDS encoding RluA family pseudouridine synthase gives MSEEKTLTVIDFDGRLDRYLSEALSKTRSFVQKIIEEGNVLVNQRQVLKPAYKVKSGDIIKVVIPEPKQLSLVAQDIDIEVVYEDEHLAVINKPRGMVVHPGAGNFENTLVNALLHKFSGRLSSINGVIRPGIVHRLDKDTSGLLVVAKTNEAHIKLSEALKSHQIKRIYYALCEGVLKEDSGVVDAPIGRHPVNRLKMAVVPNGKEAVTYFEVLERFDKYSFVKLRLKTGRTHQIRVHMSYIGYPLLGDSTYGRAKNEFGVQGQVLHAGEIEFVHPITLKALHFSADLPEYFVEILNMLRNRNNK, from the coding sequence ATTTCTGAAGAAAAAACCTTAACAGTAATAGATTTTGATGGACGACTGGATAGGTATCTTTCTGAGGCTCTTTCTAAAACCCGCAGTTTTGTACAAAAGATAATAGAAGAAGGAAATGTATTGGTAAATCAAAGACAAGTTTTAAAACCTGCATATAAAGTTAAAAGTGGAGATATAATCAAAGTTGTCATTCCTGAGCCTAAACAGCTATCCCTTGTTGCTCAAGATATAGATATTGAAGTTGTGTATGAAGATGAACACTTAGCGGTAATAAACAAACCGCGGGGGATGGTTGTACATCCCGGTGCAGGCAATTTTGAAAATACTCTTGTAAATGCACTTTTGCACAAGTTCAGTGGGAGACTTAGCAGTATAAACGGGGTTATAAGACCCGGGATTGTCCACAGGCTTGACAAAGACACATCGGGACTTTTAGTTGTTGCTAAAACAAATGAAGCACATATTAAACTTTCTGAAGCTTTAAAATCTCATCAAATAAAGAGGATATACTATGCTTTATGTGAAGGTGTGTTAAAAGAAGACAGTGGTGTAGTTGATGCACCGATTGGGAGGCATCCTGTAAATAGGCTAAAAATGGCTGTTGTTCCCAATGGGAAAGAAGCAGTTACTTACTTTGAGGTTTTAGAAAGGTTTGACAAATACAGTTTTGTCAAACTTAGACTAAAAACAGGAAGGACTCACCAGATAAGAGTGCATATGTCGTATATAGGTTATCCTTTACTTGGAGACAGTACTTATGGAAGAGCAAAAAATGAGTTTGGAGTTCAAGGTCAGGTTCTTCATGCAGGTGAAATTGAGTTTGTTCATCCAATAACTTTAAAAGCGCTGCATTTTTCGGCTGACTTACCAGAATACTTTGTAGAGATTCTAAATATGCTGAGGAACAGAAACAATAAATAG
- the lspA gene encoding signal peptidase II has protein sequence MVYWIIIVLTFVLDQLTKAKAENVFVDGSVNLLGGILSLTYVQNRGGAFSILEGKRRFFIMVSIVLILFLCYMMFKSTNNFYRFSFSLIVGGAIGNLFDRIAKGYVVDFIDIKVIPVFNIADFFITCGVLLLIFLILKEGGEELFLKKKP, from the coding sequence TTGGTTTACTGGATTATAATTGTGTTAACTTTTGTGTTAGACCAGTTAACAAAGGCAAAAGCTGAAAACGTTTTTGTAGATGGCTCTGTCAACTTACTGGGTGGAATTTTGTCGCTTACCTATGTGCAAAACAGAGGCGGGGCTTTTTCAATCTTAGAGGGAAAAAGAAGATTTTTTATAATGGTTTCAATCGTCCTTATTTTATTTTTGTGTTACATGATGTTCAAGTCAACAAACAACTTTTACAGATTTTCTTTTTCGCTGATAGTGGGAGGAGCGATAGGGAATCTCTTTGATAGGATTGCTAAGGGTTATGTGGTAGATTTTATAGATATAAAAGTCATACCTGTTTTTAATATTGCTGATTTCTTTATAACCTGTGGCGTGCTTCTTTTGATATTTTTGATACTAAAAGAAGGAGGCGAAGAGTTATTTCTGAAGAAAAAACCTTAA
- a CDS encoding TraR/DksA C4-type zinc finger protein: MQPAEIEMLKKLLLEKKSEVEEYLKNTKENQVANFSSMYSNEVSNYDNHPADIASDLFEAEKNMSLKADMKRKLKLIEKALSKIEKGNFGYCMSCKKEIPIERLLAIPYTEFCIECQKDIENQENYRTDQRPIEEKVLGKPFNDKFPSQGEEEHDGTDMWSILEMHSTSNGPQDELVSDGRKFYKKINDIDDSVEDVDKISTDDAKKWL; encoded by the coding sequence TTGCAGCCAGCTGAGATTGAAATGCTGAAAAAATTGCTTTTAGAAAAAAAATCCGAAGTAGAAGAGTATTTAAAAAATACTAAAGAAAATCAGGTTGCAAACTTTAGCTCAATGTATTCAAATGAGGTATCAAACTATGACAATCATCCAGCTGACATTGCATCAGACCTATTTGAAGCGGAAAAGAACATGAGCTTGAAAGCTGACATGAAAAGGAAACTTAAGCTGATTGAAAAAGCACTCTCCAAAATTGAAAAGGGAAACTTTGGCTACTGTATGTCCTGCAAAAAAGAAATTCCTATAGAAAGGCTTTTGGCAATACCTTATACAGAATTTTGTATAGAATGCCAAAAAGATATTGAAAATCAAGAAAATTATCGAACAGACCAAAGACCAATCGAAGAAAAGGTGCTGGGCAAACCTTTCAATGACAAGTTTCCAAGTCAAGGGGAAGAAGAACATGATGGCACAGATATGTGGAGTATCCTTGAGATGCACTCAACAAGCAACGGTCCGCAGGATGAGCTTGTATCTGACGGAAGGAAGTTTTATAAAAAGATAAATGACATTGATGATTCAGTTGAAGATGTGGATAAAATCTCAACTGACGATGCTAAAAAATGGTTATAA
- a CDS encoding DUF5665 domain-containing protein yields MSRDEFEEKLNDFILKLERMNFSYYIEYLKNPKKIIFTNFLSGAARGFGTAFGFSILGALLLYILNAIVKYNLPVIGRYIAEILKFVKFYMH; encoded by the coding sequence ATGTCAAGAGATGAATTTGAGGAAAAGTTAAATGATTTTATCTTAAAGCTTGAAAGAATGAATTTTAGCTACTATATAGAATATTTGAAAAACCCGAAGAAGATAATTTTTACAAACTTTTTATCGGGTGCTGCACGGGGATTTGGAACAGCTTTTGGCTTTTCTATTTTGGGTGCTCTTCTTTTATATATACTTAACGCTATCGTAAAGTATAACCTTCCTGTAATAGGTCGGTATATTGCTGAAATATTGAAATTTGTAAAGTTTTATATGCATTAA
- a CDS encoding S-methyl-5'-thioadenosine phosphorylase, with the protein MEYRADIGVFGGSGFYSLEDNVEEIELETPYGKPSDKISLVEIAGKKVAFLPRHGKNHQYPPHLIPYRANIWAMKMLGVKKIIGPTASGSLKPKIKPGDFVVCDQFVDRTWGRKDTFFEGPEVRHISAAKPYCEYLRKIAIESAKELGITVHEKGTVVVIQGPRFSTTAESRWFSSMGWDIINMTQYPEVILAKELGICYVNISLITDYDAGLEGRDDIKPVTEEEVYRVFRENNDKVKKLIYRMIEKIDVNFVCEE; encoded by the coding sequence ATGGAATACAGAGCTGATATAGGAGTCTTTGGCGGTTCGGGTTTTTACTCTTTAGAAGACAATGTTGAAGAGATAGAACTTGAAACACCCTACGGAAAACCAAGCGACAAAATCTCTTTGGTTGAGATTGCAGGCAAAAAAGTAGCTTTCTTGCCAAGACACGGGAAAAATCATCAATATCCACCTCATTTAATTCCATACAGAGCAAACATTTGGGCAATGAAGATGCTTGGAGTCAAAAAGATAATTGGACCAACAGCGTCAGGAAGCTTAAAGCCTAAGATAAAACCTGGTGACTTTGTTGTGTGTGACCAGTTTGTTGACAGGACATGGGGAAGAAAAGACACATTCTTTGAAGGACCTGAAGTAAGGCATATATCTGCTGCAAAGCCGTACTGTGAATACCTGCGAAAGATTGCAATTGAGTCTGCAAAAGAGCTCGGAATTACCGTGCATGAAAAGGGAACAGTTGTTGTGATTCAAGGTCCGAGATTTTCCACAACTGCTGAGAGCAGATGGTTTTCAAGCATGGGCTGGGATATTATCAATATGACACAGTATCCTGAAGTAATTCTTGCAAAGGAGCTTGGGATTTGCTATGTCAACATCTCGTTAATTACTGATTATGATGCGGGTCTTGAAGGTAGAGATGATATAAAGCCTGTGACTGAAGAAGAAGTTTACAGAGTCTTTAGAGAAAACAATGACAAAGTAAAAAAGCTTATATACAGAATGATTGAAAAGATTGATGTAAATTTTGTCTGTGAGGAGTAA
- the mtnA gene encoding S-methyl-5-thioribose-1-phosphate isomerase: MKHFEFVNDKLIVLDQRKLPFEKEHFVCSTYQDAYVAIKDMIIRGAPLIGIVAAYGVVLGFKEIIEKNMESTKIYEIINYLASSRPTAVNLFWALERMKKIFEKARNLSQSQIYSVLLQEARKIEDEDKSINKKIGEHGNTLIKEGANILTHCNAGALATGGYGTALGVIREAHFTGKNIHVYVDETRPYLQGARLTAFELSEDGIPNTVICDNMAGYLMKLGKIDCVIVGADRIALNGDTANKIGTYSLSVLAKQHGIPFYIAAPVSTIDFNIKSGLEIPIEERSEDEIRFFNGKKIVPDESKVFNPAFDVTPAENITAIITDKGIIFPPFEENISKLKEK; the protein is encoded by the coding sequence ATGAAACACTTTGAGTTTGTAAATGATAAGCTCATTGTGCTCGACCAGAGAAAGCTGCCATTTGAAAAAGAGCATTTTGTTTGTAGCACATATCAGGATGCATATGTAGCAATAAAGGATATGATTATAAGAGGGGCACCGCTTATTGGAATTGTTGCTGCATATGGAGTTGTTTTAGGCTTTAAGGAGATAATTGAAAAGAATATGGAGTCCACTAAAATTTATGAGATTATAAACTATCTTGCGAGCTCAAGACCAACAGCTGTAAATCTTTTCTGGGCACTTGAGAGGATGAAAAAGATTTTTGAAAAGGCAAGAAATCTTTCTCAAAGTCAAATTTATAGTGTGCTGCTACAAGAGGCAAGGAAAATAGAGGATGAAGACAAAAGTATCAATAAAAAGATTGGCGAGCATGGAAATACACTTATAAAAGAGGGTGCAAATATCCTTACTCACTGCAATGCAGGAGCTTTAGCAACAGGTGGGTATGGAACTGCACTTGGTGTTATACGTGAAGCTCACTTTACCGGCAAGAATATTCATGTTTATGTAGATGAGACACGGCCGTATTTGCAGGGGGCAAGGCTCACAGCATTTGAACTTTCTGAAGATGGTATTCCCAATACAGTTATTTGTGATAACATGGCAGGTTATCTTATGAAACTTGGAAAGATTGACTGTGTTATAGTAGGGGCTGACAGAATCGCTTTAAACGGAGATACAGCAAATAAGATTGGAACTTACTCTCTTTCTGTTTTGGCAAAACAGCATGGCATTCCATTTTACATTGCAGCACCAGTATCAACCATTGATTTTAATATAAAATCAGGCTTAGAAATTCCTATTGAAGAGAGAAGCGAAGATGAAATAAGATTTTTCAATGGTAAAAAGATTGTTCCGGATGAATCGAAGGTTTTTAATCCTGCATTTGATGTAACACCGGCCGAGAACATTACTGCTATAATTACAGATAAGGGTATTATTTTTCCACCGTTTGAGGAGAATATCTCAAAACTCAAAGAAAAGTAG